The following are encoded together in the Coturnix japonica isolate 7356 chromosome 8, Coturnix japonica 2.1, whole genome shotgun sequence genome:
- the ERICH3 gene encoding glutamate-rich protein 3 isoform X4, whose protein sequence is MSGPRPGLLANYNSLTDKHLAGYFSNARIRRHLQKSGLISRSGRIIPEKEYRLNAMRKDHQRYVQECLARAVFLKVLDTGCYHQLEERRRLENSVRKERVQKTKTYRSRRTVEGANPVLSPHPPLGPRYHYGHHPLMAREPSAHSHLRAPAPVVEYSGGQPSHQHGSKESTFLKATSSHRPKTAPGNVQYPFRLQPLCSCAAAGTAPRSSGSKQKRRALENYRQFPCGRERSELRLMNSMEYVTGKTPYRLPVINNYLIPVPPPTLQKKDRSVKAVRNGMSRRRRFRPTTAPNGLEQPVTKNSGEFPKPSLRSNVLVTMTFLGKSVRLSRDDSDYRDEIKVYQQHCGGENLCVYKGKLLEGETFQFISKRHHGFPFSLTFFLNGIQVDRLSSCCEFRHQKRSRLGGKHGYFGFLSVEGASPCYRCIIAMSLDKKPSPPKREVKEDCEEKQVGTWKDGVHSEPSGSSADQKSSKESVLVILPSHEADVETVEDKMETRQEYEREETKLSNCETKDSQEDTVKNEYNEDFEADEVNEEEQAGDQRNEMSKSSPDDEKHDLDCEKESKNASQKAPQVSDSEKDESDGYSDSTSGDGKQDRSSAHSLSSTSTQYSSEDDSDAEKMKEDVKGKEECDVKDASDENTTCAQYGNENGESKLFRTQDSRESFALEEEGMDEAEKTKTEALTARENTETFHENIIAIQHQSLDVNGEMKQAGSVVSNVREEEEKNASNGRDDREKNVSVPLENNMMEVEDRNEESPQGDGGVSEDDISAQEEITEAMGEDHQVNFEPECSNSCVDEEVEKATSAECDPGKGDTAAAADGDDADGTGAPSTQSAAVQVVHVGQDCEEDESHIAERGHDGTDCARHGVAQAGVLQPEEEAAAVAPEGHLLVDGSAPARGAMAEGDAEEKEPGKGMEPGAEAEDQDTPTDVGENMGPWRDPAGEEEEQVGMGTPLGMGGCRGVIGGERAVNGASGDQRVGGAAPVLRVVVLEGQGAAGDADLAEGIPEVGDTAAVWAAEKAAFEGQKTVEEPGALLETLGDTEFCTGNEEILKPNEFSQLKVTGKEQVEMDTLGAVTTEPNRPLEEEGSSQPRAEDGEEPKDSGRGTTLHKAPGREAGVGAGRDPASGGSTPLEQTATAGDKEGSAIVLLSGSLSLGSAAKTDGAMEEKPDGVVIGVYGERARTESEDEEVGGRAAGPREHTATGQGLPEYSGEQAVLGEGKPPGQGVLGCETLETAQGAQGRSCLGLWGQQPAVPAPGAAAEGTVPGGVQTEGKLPELSLGESTQRKEVETVSKGAVGNSCAQEQRAESPEQGSTATMRM, encoded by the exons GCTCCTTGCAAACTACAACAGCCTTACGGACAAACACCTGGCTGGATATTTCAGCAATGCTCGGATAAGGAGACATCTTCAGAAATCAGGACTG aTCTCAAGGAGTGGAAGAATAATTCCAGAGAAAGAATATCGGCTAAATGCTATGAGGAAGGATCACCAGCGATATGTACAGGAGTGCCTGGCTCGAGCCGTATTTCTGAAGGTCCTTGACACTGGG TGTTATCATcagctggaagaaagaaggagactTGAAAATTCTGTGAGGAAGGAGAGGGTGCAGAAAACCAAG ACATACCGATCCAGAAGAACAGTGGAAGGTGCTAACCCTGTGCTCTCCCCACACCCACCTCTTGGGCCCAGATATCATTATGGACACCATCCTTTAATGGCTAGAGAACCATCTGCTCATTCACACCTG AGGGCTCCTGCGCCTGTAGTTGAGTATAGTGGTGGACAGCCTTCTCATCAACATGGATCCAAGGAGTCAACCTTTTTAAAGGCA aCTTCTTCCCATAGACCAAAAACAGCCCCAGGAAATGTACAGTACCCATTTCGACTTCAGcctctctgcagctgtgctgcagcagggactgcTCCAAGGAGTTCAGGCTCTAAACAGAAGCGCCGCGCACTTGAAAATTATCGGCAATTTCCTTGTGGG AGGGAGAGAAGTGAGTTAAGACTTATGAACTCAATGGAATATGTGACTGGGAAAACCCCATACCGACTCCCTGTCATTAACAACTATCTGATACCGGTGCCACCTCCTACCCTGCAAAAAAAAGACAGGAGTGTAAAGGCAGTGAGAAATGGGATGTCCAGAAGGAGACGATTTCGTCCCACCACTGCCCCAAATGGCTTAGAGCAACCTGTAACCAAG AATTCTGGAGAATTCCCTAAGCCCTCATTACGTAGCAATGTGCTCGTTACCATGACCTTTCTGGGAAAAAGCGTGCGTTTATCTCGTGATGATTCTGATTATAGAGATGAAATCAAAGTCTATCAGCAGCATTGTGGAGGAGAAAACCTTTGTGTCTACAAAGGCAAACTGTTGGAAGGAG AGACCTTTCAGTTCATCTCCAAGAGGCATCATGGTTTCCCATTCAGTCTCACCTTTTTTCTCAATGGGATACAAGTGGACAGGTTGAGCTCTTGTTGTGAGTTCAGACATCAGAAGCGTTCCAGACTTGGAGGCAAGCATGGATACTTTGGATTTCTCAGTGTGGAGGGAGCATCTCCTTGCTATAG gtGCATTATTGCAATGAGTCTGGACAAAAAGCCATCCCCTCCCAAGAGAGAGGTGAAGGAGGACTGTGAGGAAAAGCAAGTGGGTACCTGGAAAGATGGAGTTCACAGTGAGCCAAGTGGTAGCAGTGCTGATCAGAAATCAAGCAAAGAATCAGTGCTAGTCATCTTACCAAGTCACGAAGCGGATGTGGAAACTGTTGAGGACAAAATGGAGACCAGACAGGAGTATGAAAGAGAAGAGACAAAACTATCCAATTGTGAGACCAAAGATAGTCAGGAAGATACTGTTAAAAATG agTATAATGAAGATTTTGAAGCAGATGAAGTTAATGAAGAAGAACAGGCTGGTGATCAAAGGAATGAAATGTCAAAGTCATCCCCAGATGATGAAAAACATGATTTAGACTGTGAAAAGGAGAGTAAAAATGCATCACAGAAGGCACCGCAGGTCTCTGACAGCGAGAAAGATGAAAGTGATGGATATTCTGACAGTACCTCAGGGGATGGCAAACAAG ACAGGAGCTCTGCACACTCTCTGTCATCTACCAGCACTCAATATAGCAGTGAAGATGATTCTGAtgctgaaaagatgaaagaggaTGTTAAGGGCAAAGAGGAGTGTGATGTCAAAGATGCATCTGATGAAAACACAACATGTGCACAATATGGAAATGAGAATGGGGAAAGTAAACTGTTCAGAACACAGGACAGTCGGGAAAGTTTTGCtttggaagaggaaggaatggatgaagcagaaaagacaaaaacagaagcTCTGACAGCAAGGGAAAATACTGAAACTTTTCATGAAAACATAATAGCGATACAGCATCAAAGTCTTGATGTTAATGGGGAAATGAAACAGGCTGGGTCAGTAGTAAGTAATGtaagggaagaagaggagaagaatgCAAGCAATGGAAGGGATGATagggagaaaaatgtttccGTGCCTTTGGAAAACAACATGATGGAAGTGGAGGATAGAAATGAGGAGTCTCCTCAAGGTGATGGAGGTG TTTCTGAAGATGATATATCAGCACAGGAAGAGATAACAGAGGCAATGGGAGAAGACCATCAAGTGAATTTTGAACCTGAATGTAGTAATTCTTGTGTGGATGAGGAAGTAGAGAAAGCAACGAGTGCAGAGTGTGATCCTGGCAAAGGTGACACTGCAG cagcagctgatggagatGACGCAGATGGAACAGGAGCACCCAGCACGCAGTCAGCAGCAGTGCAAGTGGTACATGTGGGCCAAGACTGTGAGGAGGATGAAAGCCATATTGCTGAACGAGGGCATGATGGCACAGACTGTGCTAGGCACGGAGTGGCACAGGCAGGAGTGCTGCAGCctgaggaggaggcagcagctgtagCCCCTGAGGGGCATCTGCTTGTGGATGGGTCAGCACCTGCCAGGGGGGCAATGGCAGAAGGTGATGCTGAGGAGAAGGAACCAGGGAAGGGGATGGAGCCTGGTGCAGAGGCAGAGGATCAGGACACTCCCACAGATGTAGGGGAGAACATGGGGCCATGGAGGGACCCAGCgggtgaggaagaggagcaggTGGGCATGGGGACCCCCCTGGGTATGGGAGGGTGCAGGGGAGTCATTGGAGGGGAGAGGGCTGTGAATGGGGCCTCTGGGGACCAGCGGGTGGGGGGAGCAGCACCTGTGTTGAGGGTGGTGGTGCTTGAGGGACAAGGGGCTGCAGGGGATGCAGACCTGGCAGAAGGAATTCCTGAGGTGGGTGacactgcagcagtgtgggctgcggaaaaagctgcttttgaagGGCAGAAGACTGTGGAGGAACCTGGGGCTCTCCTAGAAACATTAGGGGATACAGAATTCTGCACGGGAAATGAAGAGATTCTAAAGCCAAATGAATTTTCTCAGCTGAAAGTCACAGGGAAAGAGCAGGTGGAGATGGATACCCTTGGGGCAGTGACAACTGAGCCTAACAGACCActggaggaggaaggcagctcTCAACCAAGGGCAGAGGATGGGGAGGAGCCCAAGGACTCTGGCAGAGGCACCACATTACACAAAGCACCTGGGAGAGAAGCTGGGGTGggtgctggaagggaccctgcAAGTGGAGGGTCAACTCCATTGGAGCAGACAGCAACAGCTGGGGATAAGGAGGGCTCAGCAATAGTGCTTTTGAGTGGAAGCCTGTCTTTGGGCAGTGCTGCAAAGACAGATGGAGCGATGGAAGAAAAACCTGATGGGGTGGTAATAGGGGTGTATGGAGAGAGAGCCAGAACTGAGTCAGAAGATGAAGAGGTgggggggagagcagcagggccaCGAGAGCACACAGCTACGGGGCAGGGACTGCCAGAATATAGTGgggagcaggcagtgctgggagagggGAAGCCTCCAGGCCAGGGTGTGTTGGGGTGTGAGACCCTGGAGACAGCACAGGGAGCCCAGGGCAGAAGCTGCCTGGGGTTGTGggggcagcagcctgcagtgcctgcaccaggggcagcagcagaaggcacagTGCCAGGAGGAGTGCAGACTGAAGGGaagctgccagagctgagcctTGGAGAAAGTACCCAGAGGAAAGAGGTGGAGACTGTGTCGAAAGGAGCTGTGGGCAACTCTTGTGCACAGGAACAGAGGGCTGAGAGTCCTGAGCAAGGGAGCACAGCTACAATGAG GATGTGA
- the ERICH3 gene encoding glutamate-rich protein 3 isoform X3, with the protein MEGTKWNGKEQDWVSPLPPHAVSRLLANYNSLTDKHLAGYFSNARIRRHLQKSGLISRSGRIIPEKEYRLNAMRKDHQRYVQECLARAVFLKVLDTGCYHQLEERRRLENSVRKERVQKTKTYRSRRTVEGANPVLSPHPPLGPRYHYGHHPLMAREPSAHSHLRAPAPVVEYSGGQPSHQHGSKESTFLKATSSHRPKTAPGNVQYPFRLQPLCSCAAAGTAPRSSGSKQKRRALENYRQFPCGRERSELRLMNSMEYVTGKTPYRLPVINNYLIPVPPPTLQKKDRSVKAVRNGMSRRRRFRPTTAPNGLEQPVTKNSGEFPKPSLRSNVLVTMTFLGKSVRLSRDDSDYRDEIKVYQQHCGGENLCVYKGKLLEGETFQFISKRHHGFPFSLTFFLNGIQVDRLSSCCEFRHQKRSRLGGKHGYFGFLSVEGASPCYRCIIAMSLDKKPSPPKREVKEDCEEKQVGTWKDGVHSEPSGSSADQKSSKESVLVILPSHEADVETVEDKMETRQEYEREETKLSNCETKDSQEDTVKNEYNEDFEADEVNEEEQAGDQRNEMSKSSPDDEKHDLDCEKESKNASQKAPQVSDSEKDESDGYSDSTSGDGKQDRSSAHSLSSTSTQYSSEDDSDAEKMKEDVKGKEECDVKDASDENTTCAQYGNENGESKLFRTQDSRESFALEEEGMDEAEKTKTEALTARENTETFHENIIAIQHQSLDVNGEMKQAGSVVSNVREEEEKNASNGRDDREKNVSVPLENNMMEVEDRNEESPQGDGGVSEDDISAQEEITEAMGEDHQVNFEPECSNSCVDEEVEKATSAECDPGKGDTAAAADGDDADGTGAPSTQSAAVQVVHVGQDCEEDESHIAERGHDGTDCARHGVAQAGVLQPEEEAAAVAPEGHLLVDGSAPARGAMAEGDAEEKEPGKGMEPGAEAEDQDTPTDVGENMGPWRDPAGEEEEQVGMGTPLGMGGCRGVIGGERAVNGASGDQRVGGAAPVLRVVVLEGQGAAGDADLAEGIPEVGDTAAVWAAEKAAFEGQKTVEEPGALLETLGDTEFCTGNEEILKPNEFSQLKVTGKEQVEMDTLGAVTTEPNRPLEEEGSSQPRAEDGEEPKDSGRGTTLHKAPGREAGVGAGRDPASGGSTPLEQTATAGDKEGSAIVLLSGSLSLGSAAKTDGAMEEKPDGVVIGVYGERARTESEDEEVGGRAAGPREHTATGQGLPEYSGEQAVLGEGKPPGQGVLGCETLETAQGAQGRSCLGLWGQQPAVPAPGAAAEGTVPGGVQTEGKLPELSLGESTQRKEVETVSKGAVGNSCAQEQRAESPEQGSTATMRM; encoded by the exons ATGGAAGGAACCAAGTGGAATGGAAAGGAGCAGGATTGGGTTTCTCCTCTGCCTCCACATGCAGTCTCCAG GCTCCTTGCAAACTACAACAGCCTTACGGACAAACACCTGGCTGGATATTTCAGCAATGCTCGGATAAGGAGACATCTTCAGAAATCAGGACTG aTCTCAAGGAGTGGAAGAATAATTCCAGAGAAAGAATATCGGCTAAATGCTATGAGGAAGGATCACCAGCGATATGTACAGGAGTGCCTGGCTCGAGCCGTATTTCTGAAGGTCCTTGACACTGGG TGTTATCATcagctggaagaaagaaggagactTGAAAATTCTGTGAGGAAGGAGAGGGTGCAGAAAACCAAG ACATACCGATCCAGAAGAACAGTGGAAGGTGCTAACCCTGTGCTCTCCCCACACCCACCTCTTGGGCCCAGATATCATTATGGACACCATCCTTTAATGGCTAGAGAACCATCTGCTCATTCACACCTG AGGGCTCCTGCGCCTGTAGTTGAGTATAGTGGTGGACAGCCTTCTCATCAACATGGATCCAAGGAGTCAACCTTTTTAAAGGCA aCTTCTTCCCATAGACCAAAAACAGCCCCAGGAAATGTACAGTACCCATTTCGACTTCAGcctctctgcagctgtgctgcagcagggactgcTCCAAGGAGTTCAGGCTCTAAACAGAAGCGCCGCGCACTTGAAAATTATCGGCAATTTCCTTGTGGG AGGGAGAGAAGTGAGTTAAGACTTATGAACTCAATGGAATATGTGACTGGGAAAACCCCATACCGACTCCCTGTCATTAACAACTATCTGATACCGGTGCCACCTCCTACCCTGCAAAAAAAAGACAGGAGTGTAAAGGCAGTGAGAAATGGGATGTCCAGAAGGAGACGATTTCGTCCCACCACTGCCCCAAATGGCTTAGAGCAACCTGTAACCAAG AATTCTGGAGAATTCCCTAAGCCCTCATTACGTAGCAATGTGCTCGTTACCATGACCTTTCTGGGAAAAAGCGTGCGTTTATCTCGTGATGATTCTGATTATAGAGATGAAATCAAAGTCTATCAGCAGCATTGTGGAGGAGAAAACCTTTGTGTCTACAAAGGCAAACTGTTGGAAGGAG AGACCTTTCAGTTCATCTCCAAGAGGCATCATGGTTTCCCATTCAGTCTCACCTTTTTTCTCAATGGGATACAAGTGGACAGGTTGAGCTCTTGTTGTGAGTTCAGACATCAGAAGCGTTCCAGACTTGGAGGCAAGCATGGATACTTTGGATTTCTCAGTGTGGAGGGAGCATCTCCTTGCTATAG gtGCATTATTGCAATGAGTCTGGACAAAAAGCCATCCCCTCCCAAGAGAGAGGTGAAGGAGGACTGTGAGGAAAAGCAAGTGGGTACCTGGAAAGATGGAGTTCACAGTGAGCCAAGTGGTAGCAGTGCTGATCAGAAATCAAGCAAAGAATCAGTGCTAGTCATCTTACCAAGTCACGAAGCGGATGTGGAAACTGTTGAGGACAAAATGGAGACCAGACAGGAGTATGAAAGAGAAGAGACAAAACTATCCAATTGTGAGACCAAAGATAGTCAGGAAGATACTGTTAAAAATG agTATAATGAAGATTTTGAAGCAGATGAAGTTAATGAAGAAGAACAGGCTGGTGATCAAAGGAATGAAATGTCAAAGTCATCCCCAGATGATGAAAAACATGATTTAGACTGTGAAAAGGAGAGTAAAAATGCATCACAGAAGGCACCGCAGGTCTCTGACAGCGAGAAAGATGAAAGTGATGGATATTCTGACAGTACCTCAGGGGATGGCAAACAAG ACAGGAGCTCTGCACACTCTCTGTCATCTACCAGCACTCAATATAGCAGTGAAGATGATTCTGAtgctgaaaagatgaaagaggaTGTTAAGGGCAAAGAGGAGTGTGATGTCAAAGATGCATCTGATGAAAACACAACATGTGCACAATATGGAAATGAGAATGGGGAAAGTAAACTGTTCAGAACACAGGACAGTCGGGAAAGTTTTGCtttggaagaggaaggaatggatgaagcagaaaagacaaaaacagaagcTCTGACAGCAAGGGAAAATACTGAAACTTTTCATGAAAACATAATAGCGATACAGCATCAAAGTCTTGATGTTAATGGGGAAATGAAACAGGCTGGGTCAGTAGTAAGTAATGtaagggaagaagaggagaagaatgCAAGCAATGGAAGGGATGATagggagaaaaatgtttccGTGCCTTTGGAAAACAACATGATGGAAGTGGAGGATAGAAATGAGGAGTCTCCTCAAGGTGATGGAGGTG TTTCTGAAGATGATATATCAGCACAGGAAGAGATAACAGAGGCAATGGGAGAAGACCATCAAGTGAATTTTGAACCTGAATGTAGTAATTCTTGTGTGGATGAGGAAGTAGAGAAAGCAACGAGTGCAGAGTGTGATCCTGGCAAAGGTGACACTGCAG cagcagctgatggagatGACGCAGATGGAACAGGAGCACCCAGCACGCAGTCAGCAGCAGTGCAAGTGGTACATGTGGGCCAAGACTGTGAGGAGGATGAAAGCCATATTGCTGAACGAGGGCATGATGGCACAGACTGTGCTAGGCACGGAGTGGCACAGGCAGGAGTGCTGCAGCctgaggaggaggcagcagctgtagCCCCTGAGGGGCATCTGCTTGTGGATGGGTCAGCACCTGCCAGGGGGGCAATGGCAGAAGGTGATGCTGAGGAGAAGGAACCAGGGAAGGGGATGGAGCCTGGTGCAGAGGCAGAGGATCAGGACACTCCCACAGATGTAGGGGAGAACATGGGGCCATGGAGGGACCCAGCgggtgaggaagaggagcaggTGGGCATGGGGACCCCCCTGGGTATGGGAGGGTGCAGGGGAGTCATTGGAGGGGAGAGGGCTGTGAATGGGGCCTCTGGGGACCAGCGGGTGGGGGGAGCAGCACCTGTGTTGAGGGTGGTGGTGCTTGAGGGACAAGGGGCTGCAGGGGATGCAGACCTGGCAGAAGGAATTCCTGAGGTGGGTGacactgcagcagtgtgggctgcggaaaaagctgcttttgaagGGCAGAAGACTGTGGAGGAACCTGGGGCTCTCCTAGAAACATTAGGGGATACAGAATTCTGCACGGGAAATGAAGAGATTCTAAAGCCAAATGAATTTTCTCAGCTGAAAGTCACAGGGAAAGAGCAGGTGGAGATGGATACCCTTGGGGCAGTGACAACTGAGCCTAACAGACCActggaggaggaaggcagctcTCAACCAAGGGCAGAGGATGGGGAGGAGCCCAAGGACTCTGGCAGAGGCACCACATTACACAAAGCACCTGGGAGAGAAGCTGGGGTGggtgctggaagggaccctgcAAGTGGAGGGTCAACTCCATTGGAGCAGACAGCAACAGCTGGGGATAAGGAGGGCTCAGCAATAGTGCTTTTGAGTGGAAGCCTGTCTTTGGGCAGTGCTGCAAAGACAGATGGAGCGATGGAAGAAAAACCTGATGGGGTGGTAATAGGGGTGTATGGAGAGAGAGCCAGAACTGAGTCAGAAGATGAAGAGGTgggggggagagcagcagggccaCGAGAGCACACAGCTACGGGGCAGGGACTGCCAGAATATAGTGgggagcaggcagtgctgggagagggGAAGCCTCCAGGCCAGGGTGTGTTGGGGTGTGAGACCCTGGAGACAGCACAGGGAGCCCAGGGCAGAAGCTGCCTGGGGTTGTGggggcagcagcctgcagtgcctgcaccaggggcagcagcagaaggcacagTGCCAGGAGGAGTGCAGACTGAAGGGaagctgccagagctgagcctTGGAGAAAGTACCCAGAGGAAAGAGGTGGAGACTGTGTCGAAAGGAGCTGTGGGCAACTCTTGTGCACAGGAACAGAGGGCTGAGAGTCCTGAGCAAGGGAGCACAGCTACAATGAG GATGTGA